In Candidatus Paceibacterota bacterium, a genomic segment contains:
- a CDS encoding DUF1573 domain-containing protein, with protein MKLKIVIIAVLTLLILVFILVWGYPKNVKNTGNTNTASVGDVDPSFHPAIGYDTATSTLYAPEIFYDFGTISMKDGNVEKDFTITNPTANDINLKKVTTSCMCTKAILIREDGSTKGPFGMPGMGYVPPANEIIKAGESRVIRAIYDPNAHGPAGVGVIGRFINLEDEAGNAIQLEIKALVKP; from the coding sequence ATGAAATTAAAAATAGTGATTATTGCGGTTCTCACGTTATTGATTCTGGTATTTATTCTGGTATGGGGCTATCCGAAGAATGTAAAAAATACCGGAAATACCAATACTGCATCAGTGGGGGATGTTGACCCAAGTTTTCATCCTGCCATCGGGTACGATACAGCTACTAGTACGCTCTATGCTCCGGAGATCTTCTATGATTTCGGCACGATCTCGATGAAAGATGGAAATGTGGAAAAGGATTTTACGATTACCAATCCAACTGCCAACGACATTAATCTCAAAAAGGTCACGACTTCCTGCATGTGTACTAAAGCTATATTGATTAGAGAAGACGGCAGTACCAAGGGGCCTTTCGGTATGCCGGGAATGGGTTATGTTCCGCCGGCCAATGAAATCATTAAGGCGGGGGAGAGTCGCGTTATTCGGGCGATTTATGACCCAAATGCTCACGGTCCGGCCGGAGTCGGGGTGATTGGTCGGTTTATTAATTTGGAGGATGAGGCAGGGAATGCGATCCAGTTGGAAATCAAGGCGCTAGTTAAGCCATAG
- a CDS encoding cytochrome c biogenesis protein CcdA — MKKLKITIGIVLLAIIGVVILKFSPGFSSFLWSVSQGGVWLLPLVFFSALLDSVHPCSFSILLITIAFLFGLQLTRKKILQIGGLYIFGIFAAYFAIGIGLLQVLHIFSVPHFMGKLGAGMLIAFGLLNLLGAIFPKFPIRLKIPDSAHGAMSRLINVASLPAAFGLGILVGLCQFPCMGGPYLMVIGLLHDSLTYFSGFGYLLLYNLILIVPLVAVLIIASSPILIDKVKDWRRTQLQDVHLWAGLAMLIIGLLILFI, encoded by the coding sequence GTGAAAAAACTTAAAATTACAATTGGAATAGTCCTGCTCGCAATCATCGGAGTTGTTATTCTGAAATTCAGCCCGGGCTTTTCGTCGTTCCTATGGAGTGTGAGTCAGGGCGGGGTTTGGCTTTTGCCTCTGGTTTTCTTCTCGGCACTCTTAGACAGCGTGCATCCATGTTCGTTCTCGATTCTTTTGATTACGATCGCATTTCTATTCGGTCTGCAACTCACACGCAAGAAAATTCTACAAATTGGCGGACTCTATATCTTCGGAATTTTCGCGGCGTATTTCGCAATTGGCATCGGGCTTCTGCAAGTGCTCCATATCTTCAGCGTGCCCCACTTTATGGGGAAGTTAGGGGCGGGGATGTTAATCGCTTTCGGCCTTTTGAATTTGCTCGGCGCGATTTTCCCGAAGTTTCCGATTCGCTTGAAAATCCCTGATTCGGCGCACGGGGCAATGAGCCGGCTCATCAACGTCGCTTCCTTGCCGGCGGCGTTTGGTCTGGGAATTCTTGTTGGGCTCTGCCAATTTCCTTGCATGGGCGGGCCGTACCTAATGGTTATCGGTTTGCTTCATGATTCGCTGACTTACTTTTCCGGTTTTGGCTATCTCTTGCTCTACAATCTGATTTTGATTGTGCCTTTGGTCGCGGTGTTGATTATCGCTTCCAGTCCAATCTTGATTGATAAAGTCAAAGACTGGCGGAGGACGCAACTACAAGATGTTCATCTTTGGGCAGGCTTGGCGATGTTGATTATCGGTCTTTTAATCTTATTCATCTAA